In a single window of the Manis pentadactyla isolate mManPen7 chromosome 15 unlocalized genomic scaffold, mManPen7.hap1 SUPER_15_unloc_1, whole genome shotgun sequence genome:
- the ZNF550 gene encoding zinc finger protein 550 isoform X2 produces the protein MSHSPGAGSWATGCSRDGHPVTKPELTHLLERGQQLWPVRRDLLSRSTSPGDRAQLGTRDPGTSLWVLPEGALLPGSLAPGSAGGSCLGQAGEQEGLVEVQKGEPRPGKDVRKEASHGEVRPEDGSSGAGDCLHSRVSQDRVSQGGDLRERDPGGQGKGTGIHGASNVCKCRQCGRGFTRKWYLARHQRVHTGMKPYACDVCGKAFSQSSTLTRHCLIHSGDKPYRCPECGKAFRRRSYLAQHEPVHTGEKPYACGHCGKAFSHRSTFIRHNRTHSGEKPFECAQCGKSFGDRAHLLQHSITHTGEKPCQCSQCGKAFRCSSELAQHQRTHTGERPYTCGQCGKAFHRSTYLTQHAVVHAAEAPHQCPACGKAFKRRSHLLQHQRVHP, from the exons ATGTCCCACAGTCCTGGAGCAGGGTCGTGGGCTACGGGCTGCTCTCGAGATG GGCATCCGGTTACCAAACCTGAGCTGACCCACCTGCTGGAGCGTGGGCAGCAGCTGTGGCCTGTGAGGAGGGACCTCCTCTCCCGAAGCACCTCCCCAG GTGACAGAGCACAACTTGGGACCAGAGACCCAGGCACTTCTTTGTGGGTTTTGCCTGAGGGAGCCTTGCTGCCCGGGagcctggcgccaggatctgcaGGGGGCTCCTGTTTGGGGCAGGCTGGGGAACAGGAAGGGCTTGTGGAGGTGCAGAAGGGGGAGCCAAGGCCTGGGAAAGACGTCCGCAAGGAGGCCTCTCATGGGGAAGTGAGGCCCGAGGATGGCAGCTCAGGGGCAGGTGACTGTCTGCACTCCAGGGTGTCACAGGACAGGGTCTCACAGGGAGGCGACCTCCGGGAACGTGACCCAGGAGGACAGGGAAAAGGCACCGGGATTCATGGCGCGAGCAACGTCTGCAAGTGCAGGCAGTGTGGGCGAGGCTTTACCAGGAAGTGGTACCTTGCCCGGCACCAGCGGGTGCACACCGGAATGAAGCCTTACGCGTGCGATGtgtgtgggaaagccttcagccAGAGCTCCACGCTCACGCGGCACTGCCTCATCCACTCGGGGGACAAGCCCTACCGGTGCCCTGAGTGCGGGAAGGCCTTCAGGCGCAGGTCCTACCTGGCCCAGCACGAGCCAGTTCACACCGGGGAGAAGCCCTATGCGTGCGGCCATTGCGGCAAGGCCTTCAGCCACCGCTCCACGTTCATCCGGCATAACAGGACCCACAGCGGAGAAAAGCCCTTTGAGTGCGCACAGTGTGGGAAGTCTTTCGGTGACCGAGCACATCTGCTGCAGCACTCCATCACCCACACGGGGGAGAAGCCCTGCCAGTGCAGCCAGTGCGGCAAGGCCTTCCGGTGCAGCTCCGAACTGGCGCAGCACCAGCGCACGCACACCGGGGAGCGGCCCTACACGTGCGGCCAGTGCGGCAAGGCCTTCCACCGGAGCACCTACCTCACGCAGCATGCTGTCGTTCACGCGGCTGAGGCGCCGCATCAGTGCCCAGCGTGCGGGAAGGCCTTCAAGCGCCGATCCCACCTCCTTCAGCACCAGCGGGTCCACCCCTGA
- the ZNF550 gene encoding zinc finger protein 550 isoform X1, with translation MAAPLYPAQVSVTFDDVAVTFSREEWGQLGPTQRTLYQEVMLETCGLLVSLGHPVTKPELTHLLERGQQLWPVRRDLLSRSTSPGDRAQLGTRDPGTSLWVLPEGALLPGSLAPGSAGGSCLGQAGEQEGLVEVQKGEPRPGKDVRKEASHGEVRPEDGSSGAGDCLHSRVSQDRVSQGGDLRERDPGGQGKGTGIHGASNVCKCRQCGRGFTRKWYLARHQRVHTGMKPYACDVCGKAFSQSSTLTRHCLIHSGDKPYRCPECGKAFRRRSYLAQHEPVHTGEKPYACGHCGKAFSHRSTFIRHNRTHSGEKPFECAQCGKSFGDRAHLLQHSITHTGEKPCQCSQCGKAFRCSSELAQHQRTHTGERPYTCGQCGKAFHRSTYLTQHAVVHAAEAPHQCPACGKAFKRRSHLLQHQRVHP, from the exons ATGGCGGCGCCCTTATACCCGGCGCAG GTGTCCGTGACCTTCGATGATGTGGCTGTGACCTTTTCCCGGGAGGAGTGGGGGCAGCTGGGCCCGACCCAGAGGACCCTGTACCAGGAGGTGATGCTGGAGACGTGCGGGCTCCTGGTGTCCCTGG GGCATCCGGTTACCAAACCTGAGCTGACCCACCTGCTGGAGCGTGGGCAGCAGCTGTGGCCTGTGAGGAGGGACCTCCTCTCCCGAAGCACCTCCCCAG GTGACAGAGCACAACTTGGGACCAGAGACCCAGGCACTTCTTTGTGGGTTTTGCCTGAGGGAGCCTTGCTGCCCGGGagcctggcgccaggatctgcaGGGGGCTCCTGTTTGGGGCAGGCTGGGGAACAGGAAGGGCTTGTGGAGGTGCAGAAGGGGGAGCCAAGGCCTGGGAAAGACGTCCGCAAGGAGGCCTCTCATGGGGAAGTGAGGCCCGAGGATGGCAGCTCAGGGGCAGGTGACTGTCTGCACTCCAGGGTGTCACAGGACAGGGTCTCACAGGGAGGCGACCTCCGGGAACGTGACCCAGGAGGACAGGGAAAAGGCACCGGGATTCATGGCGCGAGCAACGTCTGCAAGTGCAGGCAGTGTGGGCGAGGCTTTACCAGGAAGTGGTACCTTGCCCGGCACCAGCGGGTGCACACCGGAATGAAGCCTTACGCGTGCGATGtgtgtgggaaagccttcagccAGAGCTCCACGCTCACGCGGCACTGCCTCATCCACTCGGGGGACAAGCCCTACCGGTGCCCTGAGTGCGGGAAGGCCTTCAGGCGCAGGTCCTACCTGGCCCAGCACGAGCCAGTTCACACCGGGGAGAAGCCCTATGCGTGCGGCCATTGCGGCAAGGCCTTCAGCCACCGCTCCACGTTCATCCGGCATAACAGGACCCACAGCGGAGAAAAGCCCTTTGAGTGCGCACAGTGTGGGAAGTCTTTCGGTGACCGAGCACATCTGCTGCAGCACTCCATCACCCACACGGGGGAGAAGCCCTGCCAGTGCAGCCAGTGCGGCAAGGCCTTCCGGTGCAGCTCCGAACTGGCGCAGCACCAGCGCACGCACACCGGGGAGCGGCCCTACACGTGCGGCCAGTGCGGCAAGGCCTTCCACCGGAGCACCTACCTCACGCAGCATGCTGTCGTTCACGCGGCTGAGGCGCCGCATCAGTGCCCAGCGTGCGGGAAGGCCTTCAAGCGCCGATCCCACCTCCTTCAGCACCAGCGGGTCCACCCCTGA
- the ZNF550 gene encoding zinc finger protein 550 isoform X3, which produces MLETCGLLVSLGHPVTKPELTHLLERGQQLWPVRRDLLSRSTSPGDRAQLGTRDPGTSLWVLPEGALLPGSLAPGSAGGSCLGQAGEQEGLVEVQKGEPRPGKDVRKEASHGEVRPEDGSSGAGDCLHSRVSQDRVSQGGDLRERDPGGQGKGTGIHGASNVCKCRQCGRGFTRKWYLARHQRVHTGMKPYACDVCGKAFSQSSTLTRHCLIHSGDKPYRCPECGKAFRRRSYLAQHEPVHTGEKPYACGHCGKAFSHRSTFIRHNRTHSGEKPFECAQCGKSFGDRAHLLQHSITHTGEKPCQCSQCGKAFRCSSELAQHQRTHTGERPYTCGQCGKAFHRSTYLTQHAVVHAAEAPHQCPACGKAFKRRSHLLQHQRVHP; this is translated from the exons ATGCTGGAGACGTGCGGGCTCCTGGTGTCCCTGG GGCATCCGGTTACCAAACCTGAGCTGACCCACCTGCTGGAGCGTGGGCAGCAGCTGTGGCCTGTGAGGAGGGACCTCCTCTCCCGAAGCACCTCCCCAG GTGACAGAGCACAACTTGGGACCAGAGACCCAGGCACTTCTTTGTGGGTTTTGCCTGAGGGAGCCTTGCTGCCCGGGagcctggcgccaggatctgcaGGGGGCTCCTGTTTGGGGCAGGCTGGGGAACAGGAAGGGCTTGTGGAGGTGCAGAAGGGGGAGCCAAGGCCTGGGAAAGACGTCCGCAAGGAGGCCTCTCATGGGGAAGTGAGGCCCGAGGATGGCAGCTCAGGGGCAGGTGACTGTCTGCACTCCAGGGTGTCACAGGACAGGGTCTCACAGGGAGGCGACCTCCGGGAACGTGACCCAGGAGGACAGGGAAAAGGCACCGGGATTCATGGCGCGAGCAACGTCTGCAAGTGCAGGCAGTGTGGGCGAGGCTTTACCAGGAAGTGGTACCTTGCCCGGCACCAGCGGGTGCACACCGGAATGAAGCCTTACGCGTGCGATGtgtgtgggaaagccttcagccAGAGCTCCACGCTCACGCGGCACTGCCTCATCCACTCGGGGGACAAGCCCTACCGGTGCCCTGAGTGCGGGAAGGCCTTCAGGCGCAGGTCCTACCTGGCCCAGCACGAGCCAGTTCACACCGGGGAGAAGCCCTATGCGTGCGGCCATTGCGGCAAGGCCTTCAGCCACCGCTCCACGTTCATCCGGCATAACAGGACCCACAGCGGAGAAAAGCCCTTTGAGTGCGCACAGTGTGGGAAGTCTTTCGGTGACCGAGCACATCTGCTGCAGCACTCCATCACCCACACGGGGGAGAAGCCCTGCCAGTGCAGCCAGTGCGGCAAGGCCTTCCGGTGCAGCTCCGAACTGGCGCAGCACCAGCGCACGCACACCGGGGAGCGGCCCTACACGTGCGGCCAGTGCGGCAAGGCCTTCCACCGGAGCACCTACCTCACGCAGCATGCTGTCGTTCACGCGGCTGAGGCGCCGCATCAGTGCCCAGCGTGCGGGAAGGCCTTCAAGCGCCGATCCCACCTCCTTCAGCACCAGCGGGTCCACCCCTGA